The stretch of DNA ggggggggggggttgatgtgtggggggatttggtggtagcgggggtgtataatgtagaccggaagagttagggctgcatgggattctgggtaatggttgtgttgtgtttatgttgtgtttcggtgggatgttctccagaaatgtgtttttcattctttttttggtgtgggttcacattgtggcgcatatttgtaacgtaacaatgttaaagttgtttgatacggctaccgtcagtgtaagctgtgtggctgatgagtaagtatgctttgctgtctcctgagtgcgaaagtaataacaacatgcaacatgtggctggactggcacgctgtatgtaaatgctatagaggacaattactgtagtgcaattagagcacgccctttatttagtaattagagtgtataTAGGATTAATATTtacctgggagtaatctatgagagacactgagatccataattctcctgggaaaatcgggggagtcggcatgtatgtagctgagccgcatcagagtggtcaaggagccgcatgcggctccggagccgcgggttgccgacccctgcattagtgCAAACAAAACAGTGTAGACAACGTAACCCTTACATCACACAAAAGCGGGTTCACAAACCTCCCGTTTCCCTTATTTTCCTTCAGTCTAAGGACACCACAAAGTCCTGCAAGCAGTCCGGAGGCCTTTTCTGCTGCCTTGGCCACTCCCTTCCAATCACCAAGTGTGGGACAACTGGGTCGGGTGTGCCAGTCCTCGGGAGGGAACTGGTGGGGTTGGGGGACAAGAGGGGTGGGGAAATTGGTTCCCCCTGGAGCGTAAGCGGGGAAGTGGGAAAGGGCTGAGCGGGCAAGGGAGAGGTTACCTGTGTATccgaggcatatatatatatatatatatatatatatatatatatatatatatatatatatatatatatatatatatatatatatatatatatatatatatatatatatatatatatatatatatacactaccgttcaaaagtttggggtcacccaaacaattttgtgaaatagccttcatttctaagaacaagaatagactgtcgagtttcagatgaaagttctctttttctggccattttgagcgtttaattgaccccacaaatgtgatatcttcattgaaaagtacagtgcttttccttcaaaaataaggacatttcaatgtgaccccaaacttttgaatggtagtgtatatatatatatatatatatatatatatatatatatatatatatatatatatatatatatatatatatatatatatatatatatatatatatatatatatatatatacagtatatatatatatatatatatacagtatatatatatatatttatatactgtatatatatatatataccatccattttctacctaccgcttgtcccttttggggtcgcaggggctcgctggagcctatctcagctgcatacatacatacatccatccatccattttttaccacttgtcccttttttggggtcgcgggggatgctgatatatacatatatatacatacatatacatatgtatgtatgtatgtatatatatattaggggtgtgggaaaaaatcgattcgaattcgaatcgtgattgtcacgttgtgcgattcagaatcgattctcatttttaaaaaatcgatttttttttggtgtttttttttatttattttttttttttttatttgatttttttaaaattaatcaatccaacaaaacaatacacagcaataccataacaatgcaatccaattccaaaaccaaacctgacccagcaacagggacgtgcacatgattatagaggggcaggggctcaaagtcagaaaagggcaggcattttttttttggtcctttacacaatatggaaattaatgtaaaattaaatttgctaataggaagctaactacttagctgtgtgtcctttgtaggtaaaagtgattgccatttcttttgtgtcaacaaattatggtcataatgagttaatttacattatcataggcttggaagacatgaaaagcaacaaaacactggtttattattaggctattttttgttaaagataagcactttaatattgaacattgaacagtgcaacatgaactttgaaaaaaaatacaaaaataaatacccaaatggaaaaaacttcaatgtgaaaatctgtccttcttcccttaacttgatgaaaacaccatcaagttgtaacttatggtctatctcacttaatgctcagactaaacaactgaaacgcaatacagggccaaaaatatggaccaggggccagtagagggctgtatcctttctttttttggctttgggctgcaggcataatcaacatgaatcaagtttaaatacagatggcaatattcctaacagataacctacatcttatatccccagaatgctgaaattattattattattaataataataataattattattattattatcattatcattgttcttattattattgttattattatcattattattattattattttgttaacccacacagtaatagcaaagtcacaataaccttatatctaaaactctactgtgagagaaatgtgatccgccgtaaacgtgcattttattttgaaaattaacccggtgttttattttgtacattacttcctgtcccgcacgatccgctctgctctgtgcggacttgatgtgccgtgctcaattgatgcgccgtgctccgacgtccggcaaaaacagaagctgacacattgactaatagaataatacagcgtttttctgaaatattacccatattagatgctgaataagtggacggcgactagaccataactcacaggttcaagttgctccactgtcacgtctgagtaaccctggctgcagcccgcagatcgaggaggggctaaacgtttaaaggaagcggcaggctcaaacaacccggtattacaagaaaacgtggagtttttgtaccgctgttttttttgtttttgttttttacatccctgacaggaatttattaatgttgtttaaagaaaaaaaaacaacacacacacaggcagagggcactttttaagacgaggcaaaaaagggcaggggctcaggcacccatagggccctatgtgtgcacgtgcctgcccagcaacactcagaactgcaattgagaggagacacaaacacgacacagaacaaaccaaaagtagtgaaacaaaaatgaatattatcaacaacagtatcaatattagttacaatttcaacatagcagtgattaaaaatccctcattgacattatcattagacatttataaaaaaaaattaaaaaagaacaatagtgtcacagtggcttacacttgcatcgcatctcataagcttgacaacacactgtgtccaatattttcacaaagataaaataagtcatatttttggttcatttaatagttaaaacaaatgtacattattgcaatcagttgataaaacattgtcctttacaattataaaagctttttaaaaaaatctactactctgcttgcatgtcagcagactggggtagatcctgctgaaatcctatgtattgaatgaatagagaatccttttgaatcttggcaaaaatcttagccacacgattatcaaatgtaataggaaaattaattcatactgaccaaactggcttcatggaaggtcgacaatcttcagacaatacaaggaattTGTTTAACCCTCCTATTGACCTCGATTTTTGCCTACAccatcgttcctcaggggtcacATAGACCCCAGAGATGTAAAGCTCTATAAGTTGTTGTGTGTGGGAGTAagacacatgatccaattgacttttttgtgctcccaagtCTTCTGAACACAGAGAAGTCAACTCTGAGTCgatctgaccatcatacactgaattattgttgtttgaataccgtttggtgtcaaatttgaccgttttttattgattttttggcacactacgccccccccccccccccagataacCTCCCAGTGGTAAACCACTTATTTGTGCTCCTAGgtcccctgaacacaaagaaacaaattgtgagtcaatccaaccatcTTAGACCGAGTTATCgcagtttgaatactgttaggcggccatcattgaatgtgaccgaattgtattaattgtatggtgttgttgttgttgttgttttttgccatttagaTTGCACTTAGTCAGGCTTCTACCCTAAGACCAGCTATAGCTCTTAGGGTCATGGAAGCACGCAAACCCCctgaccacgataaggtggcaatcctccagggggaagttttttataactttttttttttttctttttttttttctttttttttttttttcaacaacaacaaatatctgaccgttggccatttggagtgtccatttgaaaataacaatattcGTCTCACTCTCCAAGAAAGGGTCAAGCACAAACCCTCTGACCAGGATAAGGTGGCAATCCTCAATGGGGGAAGTTTTTTTATTactctttatattttgtattttttttttttttgtttttttttttttcaacaacaacaaatatctgaccattggccggccatttggagtgtccatatttgaagaaaaaaataacaagacagtaggctatttaccaaaaatattgtcttatttcaaaaaaactaaaatactgtaaaagtCTGCCACTCCTATTTTTTCACAGACTGCAAAAAGTAGCCTAGAGTCTACCTCTCTcaagaaatgtaaaacaaatgaaaaatggcaatattcATCCCCCACTCTCCAAGAAAGGGTAAAGCACTACTGGGCACATGATCCACAACGGATGTGCTCCTTGCAGATGTATTTGCCACATCCCCCACATGTATTAGTTGTCTTGTTATCGTTCCTAGTGGAACAGATCTGGCACCTGCCTCGTTTTTGCCCTCTGGCCACTGGAGGATTGGAGGTGTGTGCCTCCCTCTGAACATCCTCCACTATCACCACAGCAGCCGCTGAGGCTCTTGGTAGGACAACTCTTCGTGCAATTTGGGGTTGCACCAGCGCGTACCCCAGCTGTTCCAGGAACAGCCTCCTCCGGTACAGCTTTTCGCTGTTCCAGCCTTCACTGATCTCCCTCCAAAGCACAAAAGCGTTGTAGGCACTCACATCGATGATGTTGAAGAATACAACAAGGGGCCATCGTGCAGTCATGCGTCGGCAGCTGTACGTGCCTGTGACTTTATCCAGGTTGTCAACACCACCCTTTGTGGCATTGTAGTCCAACACCATTTGTGGCTTCTTGTCCTCCCTGGTGCTGAGCTGGGCATCCTTGTGCATCGTACTCATGAGCACAACGTTCTTCCCTTTCTTGGGGCAATACGAAACAGCTGtggcgttctcagtgaaggcaaACACTGAGGATGTAGCCTGTCTGTTCTTGATTGCAACAAGCTCAGAGGGAAGCTCTGGCTTGTTCTTGCGGACTGTCCCCAGCATGGTGACTTTCCGCTTTGCGAGTTCTTCACCAAGGGCATAGGAGGTGAAGAAGTTGTCGCACGTTATATTGTGCCCCTCCAGTCCCTCAGCCATGTCCAGGACAACCCTCATGCCCTGATTTTTTTCAGGTGCTTCCCCAGGGGCTTTGCCGGTGTAGACCTGCATATTCCAGGCATAGCTCGACTGGGCATCACATGCTGCCCATATTTTAATGCCGTATTTGGCTGGTTTACTCGGGATGTACTGTCTAAATGGACAGCGGCCACGAAACGCCACCAGACATTCATCCACAGTCACATGGGGGCCTGGGTTGTAAAGCAATGGCAGTTGCTGAACCCACTTGTCCCATACATCCCGGATAGCTGCCAGCTTGTCATGTTCTCTCCGGCCCTGTCTTTTCTCTCTGTCATCGAACCGTAGGACACGAGACATAATATGGAATTTCTTCAGAGACATGGTGGCTGGGAAGATGGCCCTTCCAGTCTCTTTATTCCACAGGCTTTCTGCTGCCTCGCCTTTGGACTTGTACACGCCCCCCAAAATGAGCAACCCGATGTATGCCTGCAAGTCAATTGCATCGATCGGCTTCCAACTGTCCCCAAACACACGACTCCCCTCTAAATTGGTCATCAAGAGTACATGGTTCTCAATTGATGGTGTCATGAGGAGCTCAAATGCAGATTTTATGTCTTGGACACGGCTAATCGCATATCGGGTTGGGCCTGgaaccattttgatgacattaccaGCGCTAAGTCTACCCTGCCGTTGACGTGGGGCAGGGGACCACGACAACTTTCCATTTTTGGACAGGAAAATGTCTGCTGGTGTTCCAGTGTTGACAGGaacttcagcatcaagggtctcaTCCTCATCAGAGGACGATGCCCCATAATCAGGGTCTTCCACAACATTGTCTTCGATTTCAGACACATTTTCCTCTATGTCTACCTCTTCACTAAAAACCTGATCCAAAACCTCCTGGACAGAGAACGTCTTGTGGTTTGGCATCATCAAACtcaaaacaagagagagagagagagagagtatatcacaaacagcagcagagaaatggtttagaaggcaaactcgaaacaagagagagagagagagtatatcacaaacagcagcagagaaatggtttagaaggcaaactcgaaacaagagagagagagagagagtatatcacaaacagcagcagagacagcagcagagaaatggtttagaaggctgCTATGCGAGTGCTTTTATATGTTTgctcctcccccctcccctcctcctgTTCTCACACGGCGCGGGAACGGAATGTTTGAACTGTTCCGACATCCCGCCATTCCGACAGAGTATaaattataaatttattttcAAGACCATTTATCTCAGTGGTTTCTGCATCAATTACTAATAAAGATCTACTCACTGCTTTTTTCTGTGTTCAGGGGACTTAGGAGCACAAATAAATGGTTTCCTACTGGGATGTtcgaggtagaaaaacgctaaaaTGGCCACCAAACGCTACTCAAACCACACTAGTTCAGCATGTAATAGTCAGATAAACTCACAGTGATTGTTCCATTTCATTTCTTGTGTGACACTTATATGGAAAACTgagtttatatgtatttgtacgtTCAGAAATTACGAAAATCACTTTTGGTCACATTCAAGACCAAgcctaacagtattcaaactgcAATAACTCGGTCTATgatggttggattgactcactatttgtttctttgtgttcaggggacttaGGAGCACACATAAGTAATTTCCCACTGGGGGgtatttggtggggggggggtgcaatgtgccgaaatatctatggaaaactgtcaaaatggctgccaaacgatattaaaccaacaataattcagtgtatgatggtcagatcAACTCACAATTGAATTCTCTGTGTTCAGATCacttgggagcacaaaaaagtcCATTGGATCATGTGTCTCACTCTAACACACAAAGACTTATAGTGCTTTCCAATCCTGGGGTCTATatgacccctgaggaacgatggcgtggtcaaaatgtgtacagagaaatgagaaacaatcatgcagttgattttatatttttctgtgtCTCCCTGATGGATTAGGAAAAGTCATGAAATATTAGGAAGAAAAACTAATGACAACCATCTTTTTAGAGACTCTCAAAATGCCTTGCTCTCAaaatgctagaagtctcccttatcccacagcagtatatactgttgatgcggagaaggcattcgaccgcataaactggtcatttatgttttgcacattacgtaatttggatttggagataattttatacaatggattaagatgctttatacaaggcccatggcatcagtcaaaaccaataatcctatttcagaacctttttcgttaaaaagaggagtaaaacaagGATgccctgcatctggattattatttaatttggttattgaacccttagctgca from Entelurus aequoreus isolate RoL-2023_Sb linkage group LG01, RoL_Eaeq_v1.1, whole genome shotgun sequence encodes:
- the LOC133653078 gene encoding piggyBac transposable element-derived protein 4-like, with the protein product MMPNHKTFSVQEVLDQVFSEEVDIEENVSEIEDNVVEDPDYGASSSDEDETLDAEVPVNTGTPADIFLSKNGKLSWSPAPRQRQGRLSAGNVIKMVPGPTRYAISRVQDIKSAFELLMTPSIENHVLLMTNLEGSRVFGDSWKPIDAIDLQAYIGLLILGGVYKSKGEAAESLWNKETGRAIFPATMSLKKFHIMSRVLRFDDREKRQGRREHDKLAAIRDVWDKWVQQLPLLYNPGPHVTVDECLVAFRGRCPFRQYIPSKPAKYGIKIWAACDAQSSYAWNMQVYTGKAPGEAPEKNQGMRVVLDMAEGLEGHNITCDNFFTSYALGEELAKRKVTMLGTVRKNKPELPSELVAIKNRQATSSVFAFTENATAVSYCPKKGKNVVLMSTMHKDAQLSTREDKKPQMVLDYNATKGGVDNLDKVTGTYSCRRMTARWPLVVFFNIIDVSAYNAFVLWREISEGWNSEKLYRRRLFLEQLGYALVQPQIARRVVLPRASAAAVVIVEDVQREAHTSNPPVARGQKRGRCQICSTRNDNKTTNTCGGCGKYICKEHIRCGSCAQ